The proteins below come from a single Streptomyces tubercidicus genomic window:
- a CDS encoding aldehyde dehydrogenase family protein has product MPIPTDAAPTAFWLAGREATGEATFDVTSPWDGRLVGTVSVPTEAQVEEAVAASVAVQDELAATPAHVRAAALDHVHRRLVERTEEIAQLISAENGKPMKWARGEVGRAVSVFRFAAEEARRFNGGEAQRLDTDAGGAGRLALTRRFPRGTVLGIAPFNFPLNLCAHKVAPAIAAGAPIILKPAPATPLSGLLIGELLAETELPAGSWSILPVPNDRMPALVQDERLPVVSFTGSETVGYAILDSVPRKHCTLELGGNGAAVVLPDYSSEADLDWAAQRIATFSNYQGGQSCISVQRVIADASVYDRLVPKIVAAVGAQVTGDPSDDATEVGPLVNEDAAKRVESWVDEAVERGAKLLAGGKRDGASYAPTVLEDVPDGATLACEEVFGPVLTLKKVDGEAAAFAAVNDSKFGLQAGVFTHDVQTAFRAHRALEVGGVIVGDVPSYRADQMPYGGVKQSGVGREGVRFAMDDYTYERVMVLTGLAL; this is encoded by the coding sequence GTGCCGATCCCCACTGATGCAGCCCCCACCGCCTTTTGGCTCGCCGGCCGTGAGGCCACCGGTGAGGCCACCTTCGATGTCACCTCCCCCTGGGACGGACGTCTCGTCGGCACGGTGAGCGTCCCCACCGAGGCGCAGGTCGAAGAGGCCGTCGCCGCCTCCGTCGCCGTCCAGGACGAGCTCGCCGCGACCCCCGCGCACGTACGGGCGGCCGCGCTGGACCATGTGCACCGCCGCCTGGTGGAGCGGACGGAGGAGATCGCGCAGCTGATCTCCGCCGAGAACGGCAAGCCCATGAAGTGGGCGCGCGGCGAGGTCGGCCGCGCCGTCTCCGTGTTCCGTTTCGCCGCCGAGGAGGCCCGCCGCTTCAACGGGGGCGAGGCGCAGCGCCTGGACACCGACGCCGGTGGCGCCGGCCGCCTCGCGCTGACCCGCCGCTTCCCGCGCGGCACGGTCCTGGGCATCGCCCCGTTCAACTTCCCGCTGAACCTCTGCGCCCACAAGGTCGCCCCGGCCATCGCGGCCGGCGCCCCGATCATCCTCAAGCCCGCCCCGGCCACCCCGCTCTCCGGTCTGCTCATCGGCGAGCTGCTGGCCGAGACCGAGCTGCCGGCCGGTTCCTGGTCGATCCTCCCGGTGCCCAACGACCGGATGCCGGCCCTGGTGCAGGACGAGCGGCTGCCCGTCGTCTCCTTCACGGGTTCCGAGACGGTCGGCTACGCGATCCTGGACTCGGTGCCGCGCAAGCACTGCACCCTGGAGCTCGGCGGCAACGGCGCGGCGGTCGTCCTGCCGGACTACTCCTCCGAGGCGGACCTGGACTGGGCGGCGCAGCGCATCGCCACCTTCTCCAACTACCAGGGCGGCCAGTCCTGCATCTCGGTGCAGCGGGTCATCGCGGACGCGTCCGTGTACGACCGGCTGGTGCCGAAGATCGTCGCGGCCGTCGGGGCGCAGGTCACCGGCGACCCGTCGGACGACGCGACTGAGGTCGGCCCGCTGGTCAACGAGGACGCCGCCAAGCGCGTCGAGTCCTGGGTCGACGAGGCCGTGGAGCGCGGCGCGAAGCTGCTCGCGGGCGGCAAGCGCGACGGCGCCTCCTACGCGCCGACCGTGCTGGAGGACGTGCCCGACGGCGCCACCCTGGCCTGCGAAGAGGTCTTCGGCCCGGTGCTCACGCTCAAGAAGGTCGACGGGGAGGCGGCGGCCTTCGCGGCCGTCAATGACTCCAAGTTCGGCCTCCAGGCGGGCGTGTTCACCCATGACGTGCAGACCGCGTTCCGCGCCCACCGCGCGCTGGAGGTCGGTGGCGTGATCGTCGGCGATGTGCCGTCCTACCGCGCCGACCAGATGCCGTACGGCGGCGTCAAGCAGTCCGGTGTAGGCCGCGAGGGCGTGCGCTTCGCGATGGACGACTACACCTACGAGCGGGTCATGGTCCTCACCGGACTGGCCCTGTAA
- a CDS encoding PucR family transcriptional regulator yields the protein MPHTLASLVSHTALKLTVLAGEERLDAPVRWAHASELIDPVPYMEGGELLLITALKLDAEDPEATRRYVRRIAEAGVVGLGFAAGVNYEGVPRALVDAAREQGLPLLGVPRRTPFIAISKAVSAAVAADQYRAVTAGFEAQRELTRAALGAEGPAELLARLAAHLDGWAALYDASGAVVAAAPDWAARRAARLTEDVARLRERPAPASSVVSDTDGDDRVELQSLGTGRRARGVLAVGTAAPLGTAARYAVHSAVALLTLTTERSRALQDAEQRLGDAVLKMLLAGEPDHARAVAGRLYGGLLDAPFRVVVAEPVAGEEPSSGGATGAGAGGAGVLDALADAMDSAAARTGEAVLAVPDGTRLIVLVADGGAAADACAAYAAEAGARSGTQPRARGRAGRSGGAEPADGAWVAVGLSAPTGPIAAANAYRQAEQALSVARRRGRALVEHEDVAAGSVLPLLADDAVRAFADGLLRALREHDATGRGDLVASLRAWLARHGQWDAAAADLGVHRHTLRYRMRRVEEILGRSLDDADVRMELWLALKATSAPQGE from the coding sequence ATGCCGCACACCCTGGCTTCCCTGGTCAGTCACACCGCGCTCAAGCTGACCGTGCTCGCGGGCGAGGAGCGGCTGGACGCGCCGGTGCGCTGGGCGCATGCGAGTGAGCTGATCGATCCGGTGCCCTATATGGAGGGCGGGGAGCTGCTGCTGATCACCGCGCTCAAGCTGGACGCGGAGGATCCGGAGGCGACCCGGAGGTATGTGCGGCGGATCGCGGAGGCCGGTGTCGTCGGGCTGGGGTTCGCGGCCGGGGTCAACTACGAGGGGGTGCCGCGGGCGCTGGTCGACGCGGCCAGGGAGCAGGGGCTGCCGCTGCTCGGGGTGCCGCGCAGGACGCCGTTCATCGCGATCAGCAAGGCGGTGTCGGCGGCCGTCGCCGCCGACCAGTACCGCGCGGTGACGGCCGGGTTCGAGGCGCAGCGGGAGCTGACCCGGGCGGCGCTCGGTGCCGAGGGGCCGGCCGAGCTGCTGGCCCGGCTGGCGGCGCATCTGGACGGCTGGGCCGCGCTCTACGACGCGTCGGGCGCGGTGGTGGCCGCCGCCCCCGACTGGGCCGCCCGCCGCGCCGCCCGGCTGACCGAGGACGTCGCGCGGCTGCGGGAGCGGCCCGCCCCGGCCAGCTCGGTCGTCAGCGACACCGACGGCGACGACCGCGTCGAGCTCCAGTCGCTGGGCACCGGGCGCCGGGCCCGCGGGGTGCTCGCGGTGGGCACCGCCGCGCCGCTCGGCACGGCCGCGCGCTATGCCGTGCACTCGGCGGTCGCGCTGCTCACCCTGACCACCGAGCGGTCCCGGGCGCTGCAGGACGCCGAGCAGCGGCTGGGCGACGCGGTGCTGAAGATGCTGCTCGCGGGGGAGCCGGACCATGCGCGGGCGGTGGCCGGGCGGCTCTACGGCGGGCTGCTGGACGCGCCGTTCCGGGTGGTGGTCGCCGAGCCGGTGGCCGGTGAGGAGCCGTCATCGGGCGGGGCCACGGGGGCCGGGGCCGGGGGCGCGGGGGTGCTCGATGCGCTCGCCGACGCGATGGACTCCGCGGCCGCGCGGACCGGTGAGGCGGTGCTCGCCGTCCCGGACGGCACCCGGCTGATCGTGCTGGTCGCGGACGGCGGGGCGGCCGCGGACGCCTGTGCCGCGTACGCCGCCGAGGCCGGGGCCCGCTCCGGAACACAGCCGCGGGCGCGGGGCCGGGCGGGCCGGTCCGGCGGGGCGGAGCCGGCCGACGGCGCGTGGGTGGCCGTCGGGCTGTCGGCGCCGACCGGGCCGATCGCCGCCGCCAACGCCTACCGCCAGGCCGAACAGGCGCTGTCGGTGGCGCGGCGGCGCGGCCGCGCACTGGTCGAGCACGAGGACGTGGCGGCCGGGTCCGTGCTCCCGCTGCTCGCCGACGACGCGGTCCGGGCCTTCGCGGACGGGCTGCTGCGGGCGCTGCGCGAGCACGACGCGACCGGCCGCGGCGATCTGGTGGCCTCGCTGCGCGCCTGGCTCGCCCGGCACGGCCAGTGGGACGCAGCCGCCGCCGACCTGGGGGTGCACCGCCACACCCTGCGCTATCGGATGCGGCGGGTCGAGGAGATCCTGGGGCGCTCCCTGGACGACGCGGACGTACGGATGGAGCTCTGGCTCGCCCTCAAGGCGACCTCGGCGCCCCAGGGGGAGTGA
- a CDS encoding ATP-binding protein — translation MDTEGTHDAQHTAPQQSGGAHRSEPTVPRPAAPPAPPAAAPHTPPPPAAPPAVPAMPATAPTGPAAEAPLLGWLRTPRPSAAPGIWTYGHRPRAAEEPDRVPGRQLISGAVISFLCGWLLWSLLWNGYLGPYWGWPLAVLLPDSWALGATSGDQLAYAIASRVYYGLWIAGLVIVFGRLGRWAELVRRYLLPVFRRRSAPAPRPEPAADRALWPELRSHGAADAADQLAAEARTGRMNDVDVARIERAWQSVRSGKNSLASFTDTVLRHGAAACAHPSGRRDLPRRAAHHDLLAHQVRIGTAAEHPRNPYRHRGAGSALSPEVLGTSLLAVGPAGSGKTTRLVKPVVESMCLQALAGQCAVIAVGPAGSDLGPDDAFDVVVRVGRPDPECDLDLYGGTTDPDEASGILAEALVGDLAEQLPGGDSRRAATALSQLLGPFRAAHDRFPTVPELRELLDGAPRALAALRTALEDTGAATLLRELDARVRQSDRPGDVAVLLADRIALLDRPAFAAFFDPTGTTRQVSLRSLDHPLRVRIELPERGHTEASRILARLVLAQFTESAVARGDRSLFACLVIDEAAHTITAEALRGLQRLRSANAGAVLTLRSLDEVPDALRGALLGAVGCRMAFAGVTTWDGARFAEVWGKEWVETRDVTDRQIIAESAAGKAFHMVRQLVTGKAATAKAVTVRTVERERWSASDLANSVPAGHAVLSVTSVGGEHAPPVLVDLRS, via the coding sequence ATGGACACCGAGGGCACGCACGACGCACAGCACACCGCTCCCCAACAGTCCGGCGGAGCGCACCGGTCCGAACCCACGGTGCCGCGCCCCGCGGCACCCCCCGCCCCACCGGCCGCGGCGCCGCACACCCCGCCACCACCCGCCGCCCCGCCCGCCGTGCCGGCCATGCCCGCCACCGCGCCCACCGGCCCCGCCGCCGAAGCGCCGCTGCTGGGCTGGCTGCGCACCCCGCGCCCTTCCGCCGCACCCGGGATCTGGACGTACGGCCACCGGCCCCGGGCGGCGGAGGAGCCCGACCGGGTTCCCGGACGGCAGCTGATCAGCGGGGCGGTGATCTCGTTCCTGTGCGGGTGGCTGCTGTGGTCGTTGTTGTGGAACGGCTATCTCGGGCCGTACTGGGGCTGGCCCCTGGCCGTCCTGCTCCCCGACTCCTGGGCGCTCGGCGCCACCTCCGGCGACCAGCTCGCCTATGCCATCGCCTCCCGCGTCTATTACGGCCTGTGGATCGCCGGCCTGGTGATCGTCTTCGGGCGCCTGGGCCGGTGGGCGGAGCTGGTACGCCGGTACCTGCTCCCCGTTTTCCGCCGCAGGAGCGCCCCGGCCCCCAGGCCCGAGCCCGCCGCCGACCGGGCGCTGTGGCCCGAGCTGCGTTCCCATGGCGCCGCCGATGCCGCCGACCAGCTCGCGGCCGAGGCGCGCACCGGCCGGATGAACGATGTCGACGTGGCCAGGATCGAACGTGCCTGGCAGTCGGTGCGGTCCGGCAAGAACTCCCTCGCCTCCTTCACCGACACCGTGCTCCGGCACGGCGCGGCCGCCTGTGCGCACCCTTCGGGGCGGCGCGATCTGCCCCGCAGGGCCGCCCACCACGATCTGCTCGCCCACCAGGTCCGGATCGGTACCGCCGCCGAACACCCGCGGAACCCGTACCGGCACCGCGGAGCGGGCAGCGCGCTGTCGCCCGAGGTGCTGGGCACGTCGCTGCTGGCCGTGGGCCCCGCCGGAAGCGGCAAGACCACCCGCCTCGTCAAGCCGGTCGTCGAGTCGATGTGTCTGCAGGCGCTGGCCGGGCAGTGCGCGGTGATCGCCGTCGGCCCGGCGGGATCGGATCTCGGGCCGGATGACGCGTTCGATGTGGTGGTCCGGGTCGGCCGCCCGGACCCGGAGTGCGACCTCGACCTCTACGGCGGCACCACCGACCCTGACGAGGCGTCCGGAATCCTCGCCGAGGCGCTGGTCGGAGACCTTGCCGAGCAGCTGCCCGGCGGTGACAGCCGACGCGCCGCGACGGCGCTGTCCCAGCTGCTCGGCCCCTTCCGGGCCGCCCACGACCGCTTCCCCACGGTGCCCGAACTGCGCGAACTGCTGGACGGCGCGCCCCGGGCGCTGGCCGCACTGCGCACCGCGCTGGAGGACACCGGCGCCGCCACCCTGCTGCGCGAACTGGACGCCCGCGTACGCCAGTCGGACCGTCCCGGTGATGTCGCCGTACTGCTCGCCGACCGCATCGCGCTGCTCGACCGGCCCGCGTTCGCCGCCTTCTTCGACCCCACGGGAACCACCCGCCAGGTCTCCCTGCGGTCCCTCGACCACCCTCTGAGGGTCCGCATCGAACTGCCGGAGCGCGGACACACGGAGGCTTCGCGGATCCTCGCCCGGCTGGTCCTCGCGCAGTTCACCGAGTCCGCGGTGGCCCGTGGTGACCGCTCGCTGTTCGCCTGTCTGGTCATCGACGAGGCCGCGCACACCATCACCGCGGAGGCGCTGCGCGGGCTGCAACGGCTGCGCTCGGCGAATGCCGGCGCGGTACTGACCCTGCGTTCCCTGGATGAGGTCCCCGACGCGCTGCGCGGTGCGCTGCTCGGTGCGGTCGGCTGCCGGATGGCCTTCGCGGGCGTCACGACCTGGGACGGCGCTCGGTTCGCCGAGGTGTGGGGCAAGGAGTGGGTGGAGACCCGGGATGTGACGGACCGTCAGATCATTGCGGAGAGTGCCGCGGGAAAGGCGTTCCATATGGTGCGCCAACTGGTCACCGGCAAGGCGGCCACCGCCAAAGCCGTCACCGTCCGCACCGTCGAGCGGGAGCGCTGGTCCGCTTCCGATCTGGCCAACTCGGTGCCGGCCGGGCATGCGGTGCTGTCGGTGACCTCGGTGGGCGGGGAGCACGCTCCGCCGGTGCTGGTCGACCTGCGGTCCTGA
- the gabT gene encoding 4-aminobutyrate--2-oxoglutarate transaminase, with the protein MTELSGGPALAQERRVVTAIPGPKSQELWARKQATVAGGVGAVLPVFVKRAGGGVLEDVDGNSLIDFGSGIAVTSVGNSAEAVVRRATAQLAAFTHTCAMVAPYEPYIEVCEQLAELTPGDHAKKSALFNSGAEAVENAVKIARVYTKRQAVVVFDHGYHGRTNLTMALTSKNMPYKQGFGPFAPEIYRVPVAYPFRWLTGPENCAQEAADQAISQITKQIGAENVAAIIIEPVLGEGGFIEPAKGFLPAIANFAKENGIVFVADEIQSGFCRTGQWFACEDEGIVPDLITTAKGIAGGLPLAAVTGRAEIMDAAHAGGLGGTYGGNPVACAAALGSIETMREQDLNAKARRIGEVMTARLHAIAEKYDIIGEVRGRGAMIAIELVKSGSKEPNPEATGALAKACHQEGLLVLTTGTYGNVLRFLPPLVIGEDLLNEGLDILEGAFATL; encoded by the coding sequence ATGACCGAACTGTCCGGAGGCCCCGCCCTCGCCCAGGAGCGTCGCGTCGTCACCGCGATCCCCGGCCCGAAGTCGCAGGAGCTGTGGGCCCGTAAGCAGGCCACGGTGGCCGGTGGTGTCGGCGCCGTGCTGCCCGTGTTCGTCAAGCGCGCGGGCGGTGGCGTCCTGGAGGACGTGGACGGCAACTCCCTGATCGACTTCGGCTCCGGGATCGCGGTGACCTCGGTCGGCAACAGCGCGGAGGCGGTCGTCCGCCGGGCCACCGCGCAGCTCGCGGCCTTCACCCACACCTGTGCCATGGTGGCGCCGTACGAGCCGTACATCGAGGTCTGTGAGCAGCTGGCCGAGCTGACGCCGGGCGACCACGCGAAGAAGTCGGCGCTGTTCAACTCGGGCGCGGAGGCCGTGGAGAACGCCGTCAAGATCGCGCGGGTGTACACCAAGCGGCAGGCCGTGGTGGTGTTCGACCACGGCTACCACGGCCGGACGAACCTGACGATGGCGCTCACCTCCAAGAACATGCCCTACAAGCAGGGCTTCGGACCGTTCGCGCCGGAGATCTACCGCGTCCCGGTGGCCTACCCCTTCCGCTGGCTGACCGGCCCGGAGAACTGCGCGCAGGAGGCCGCCGACCAGGCCATCTCGCAGATCACCAAGCAGATCGGCGCGGAGAACGTCGCGGCGATCATCATCGAGCCGGTGCTCGGCGAGGGCGGCTTCATCGAGCCCGCCAAGGGCTTCCTCCCGGCGATCGCGAACTTCGCGAAGGAGAACGGGATCGTCTTCGTCGCGGACGAGATCCAGTCCGGCTTCTGCCGCACCGGCCAGTGGTTCGCGTGCGAGGACGAGGGCATCGTCCCGGACCTGATCACCACGGCCAAGGGCATCGCCGGCGGTCTGCCGCTGGCGGCCGTCACCGGGCGCGCGGAGATCATGGACGCGGCGCACGCGGGCGGCCTGGGCGGCACCTACGGCGGTAACCCGGTGGCCTGCGCGGCGGCGCTGGGCTCGATCGAGACCATGCGCGAGCAGGACCTGAACGCCAAGGCCCGCCGGATCGGCGAGGTCATGACGGCCCGTCTGCACGCGATCGCGGAGAAGTACGACATCATCGGCGAGGTCCGCGGCCGCGGCGCGATGATCGCGATCGAGCTGGTCAAGTCCGGTTCCAAGGAGCCGAACCCGGAGGCCACCGGCGCCCTCGCCAAGGCCTGCCACCAGGAGGGCCTGCTGGTGCTGACGACCGGTACGTACGGCAATGTGCTGCGCTTCCTGCCGCCGCTGGTCATCGGTGAGGACCTGCTCAACGAGGGGCTGGACATCCTCGAAGGCGCCTTCGCCACGCTCTGA
- a CDS encoding phosphatase PAP2 family protein, which yields MADHGPLRTLDERLGRALASGELPAGPAEFAADLGNTAVALPVLCVVMVWAGWQEWRGRSVAAPGEGAPVRWWLPPLAAGLTLAAVPALVVPLKLWLARPGPPQMAGGAHDGFYPSGHGATAAAAYGVAGLLVMRGVRRTRRMRGTRAGRPGGRPVAPVVRLVTPAVVAAVALLNGAVGLGLVRRGYHWPLDVLGSWCLAGVLLGLWCVVCDRWSEAGAGGAGRAPTPDHRAGP from the coding sequence GTGGCGGACCACGGCCCGCTGCGCACCCTCGACGAACGCCTCGGCCGCGCCCTGGCCAGTGGCGAACTCCCCGCCGGGCCCGCCGAGTTCGCTGCCGATCTCGGCAATACGGCCGTGGCGCTGCCGGTGTTGTGCGTGGTCATGGTGTGGGCGGGGTGGCAGGAGTGGCGCGGCAGGAGCGTGGCGGCGCCCGGCGAGGGTGCCCCGGTGCGGTGGTGGCTGCCGCCGCTCGCCGCGGGCCTCACCCTGGCCGCGGTGCCCGCGCTGGTCGTCCCGCTCAAGCTCTGGCTCGCCCGGCCGGGCCCGCCGCAGATGGCGGGAGGTGCGCACGACGGCTTCTACCCGTCGGGCCATGGCGCCACGGCGGCGGCGGCGTACGGGGTGGCCGGGCTGCTGGTGATGCGCGGTGTGCGGAGGACGCGGAGGATGCGGGGGACGCGGGCGGGCCGCCCGGGTGGCCGGCCCGTCGCGCCGGTGGTCCGCCTGGTCACGCCAGCGGTCGTGGCCGCGGTGGCGCTGCTCAACGGAGCCGTCGGCCTCGGTCTGGTGCGTCGCGGCTATCACTGGCCGTTGGACGTCCTCGGCAGCTGGTGCCTGGCCGGGGTACTGCTCGGGCTGTGGTGTGTGGTCTGCGACCGGTGGTCGGAGGCGGGGGCGGGCGGAGCCGGGCGGGCGCCGACCCCTGACCACCGCGCGGGGCCCTGA
- a CDS encoding NAD(P)/FAD-dependent oxidoreductase, translated as MARAAMTPSAAHALADAEPTPFWLADPGRPAARPALVGDETCDLLVVGGGYSGLWTALIAKERDPQRDVVLVEGAEIGWAASGRNGGFCAASLTHGLGNGLARWPGELATLEELGIRNLDAIEEAVARYDIDCAFERTGEIDIATEPHQIAELKEFAEDAAGIGLDRHTFLDEDELRAQVDSPTFRAGLWDRDGVAMINPARLAWGLKRACLGLGVRIYERTPATDLASDGVGMAVRTPYGRVFARHVALGTNAFPSLVKRIRPYIVPVYDHALMTEPLSDEQLAAIGWKNRQGLSDSNNHFHYFRITEDNRILWGGYDIVYRYGGGVRAEYDHHPATYEKLARHFFRCFPQLEGLRFTHTWGGAIDTCSRFSAFFGTAHAGRVAYAAGYTGLGVGSTRFGAEVMLDLLSGERTERTQLEMVRSKPLPFPPEPLRWAGIGITQWSMTQADTRGGRRNLWLKAMDKVGLGFDS; from the coding sequence ATGGCACGAGCTGCCATGACCCCGTCCGCCGCGCACGCGCTCGCGGACGCCGAACCCACGCCGTTCTGGCTGGCCGACCCGGGCCGGCCGGCCGCCCGGCCCGCCCTCGTCGGCGACGAGACCTGCGATCTGCTCGTCGTCGGCGGCGGATACTCGGGCCTGTGGACCGCGCTGATCGCCAAGGAGCGCGACCCGCAGCGCGATGTCGTCCTCGTCGAGGGCGCCGAGATCGGCTGGGCGGCCTCCGGGCGCAACGGCGGCTTCTGCGCCGCCTCCCTCACCCATGGCCTCGGCAACGGCCTGGCCCGCTGGCCCGGTGAACTCGCCACCCTCGAAGAGCTCGGCATCCGCAACCTCGACGCCATCGAGGAGGCCGTCGCCCGCTACGACATCGACTGCGCCTTCGAGCGCACCGGCGAGATCGATATCGCCACCGAGCCGCACCAGATCGCCGAACTCAAGGAGTTCGCCGAGGACGCCGCCGGAATCGGCCTGGACCGGCACACCTTCCTCGACGAGGACGAGCTGCGCGCCCAGGTCGACTCGCCGACCTTCCGCGCCGGACTGTGGGACCGCGACGGCGTCGCCATGATCAACCCGGCCCGGCTCGCCTGGGGCCTGAAGCGGGCCTGCCTCGGCCTCGGGGTCCGCATCTACGAGCGCACCCCCGCCACCGACCTGGCCTCCGACGGCGTCGGCATGGCCGTCCGTACGCCCTACGGCCGGGTCTTCGCCCGCCATGTCGCGCTCGGCACCAACGCCTTCCCGTCCCTGGTCAAGCGGATCCGCCCGTACATCGTCCCGGTCTACGACCACGCCCTGATGACCGAGCCGCTCTCGGACGAACAGCTCGCCGCCATCGGCTGGAAGAACCGCCAGGGCCTGTCGGACTCCAACAACCACTTCCACTACTTCCGGATCACCGAGGACAACCGCATCCTGTGGGGCGGCTACGACATCGTCTACCGCTACGGCGGCGGCGTCCGGGCCGAGTACGACCACCACCCCGCCACGTACGAGAAGCTCGCCCGGCACTTCTTCCGCTGCTTCCCGCAGCTGGAAGGGCTGCGCTTCACCCACACCTGGGGCGGCGCGATCGACACCTGCTCCCGCTTCTCCGCGTTCTTCGGCACCGCACACGCCGGCCGGGTCGCCTACGCGGCCGGCTACACCGGCCTCGGCGTGGGGTCCACCCGCTTCGGCGCCGAGGTGATGCTGGACCTGCTGTCCGGCGAGCGCACCGAGCGGACGCAGCTGGAGATGGTCCGCAGCAAGCCGCTGCCGTTCCCGCCCGAGCCGCTGCGCTGGGCCGGCATCGGGATCACCCAGTGGTCGATGACACAGGCCGACACCCGCGGCGGCCGCCGCAATCTGTGGCTGAAGGCCATGGACAAGGTGGGGCTGGGCTTCGACAGCTGA